One region of uncultured Methanolobus sp. genomic DNA includes:
- a CDS encoding ABC transporter ATP-binding protein, with protein MDAKPARGQNDGKNTPVIELVNLCKSYHVGDMDVPILKSIDLKVMPGEFVAIMGPSGSGKSTLMNMVGCLDRPNCGQVLLMGKDVDTLSDPELAKLRGLEIGFVFQNFNLVPRLTTLQNVELPTYANKKPGVDASKKAKDLVEMVGLKERMNYRPSEMSGGQQQRVAIARALINDPSLILADEPTGNLDSKTGDEIMKIFSDLHEKGRTIVMITHDPDLTEYADRIVHLKDGIIDNN; from the coding sequence ATGGATGCAAAACCTGCTCGTGGTCAGAATGACGGGAAAAATACACCTGTGATCGAGCTTGTGAATCTTTGCAAGAGTTATCATGTAGGTGACATGGATGTGCCTATCCTCAAAAGTATCGACCTTAAGGTTATGCCGGGGGAATTCGTTGCGATCATGGGTCCGTCGGGTTCCGGAAAAAGCACACTTATGAATATGGTCGGCTGTCTTGACAGGCCAAACTGTGGACAGGTTCTTTTGATGGGTAAGGATGTTGACACACTTTCTGATCCTGAACTTGCAAAGTTAAGGGGATTAGAGATTGGATTTGTTTTTCAAAATTTTAATCTTGTTCCAAGACTCACAACACTTCAGAACGTGGAGCTTCCTACTTATGCCAACAAAAAACCCGGAGTGGATGCCAGCAAAAAAGCAAAGGATCTTGTGGAAATGGTTGGCCTGAAAGAACGTATGAATTACAGACCTTCTGAAATGTCGGGTGGGCAGCAGCAGAGGGTAGCAATTGCGCGGGCTTTGATAAATGATCCATCTCTCATACTTGCCGATGAACCCACGGGTAATCTTGATTCAAAAACCGGCGATGAGATCATGAAGATATTTTCTGATCTGCATGAGAAAGGACGAACAATAGTTATGATCACACACGATCCTGATCTTACAGAGTATGCAGACAGGATTGTCCATCTTAAGGACGGAATTATTGACAATAATTAA
- a CDS encoding COG1361 S-layer family protein gives MLGNRKKEINVAASVVLRISLILVLVLSLSFIASAAEGADLEVSVLRYEPVPAEIGEYVSVWVKVENLGYAKADDLSIQMVPDYPFSVDSSENAIVNVGILTPDNAAVHEYRLYVDSGAKQGTGTFEVWVQEEPDGTWFKKEFELRVGSGSFDSKGTIQLVGEMVKEPEVFMPGDKGTISFTLRNSATDYTVTIDDEQYDTNARIQSASLEGTEGIKVTTGTYYGNGVIGPGESVDLTYNVVVADDTPDGTYYLDFSIVGSSHSYNNNWRIPVKVDSSSVRVIPSKPLNLENGEGTLEFDVANIHPNELSSVSVKLEAEGVEFSPSEYFIGSMDSDELFTIEIEAKAVSESITFPLDLVITADYRNGLNEHTEEITTRQLRHHVVENGGGSGVYLLVLLLVVVGAGAYYLYRKNKDKKVKE, from the coding sequence ATGTTGGGGAATAGGAAAAAGGAAATAAATGTTGCTGCATCGGTCGTGTTGCGAATATCTCTGATCTTGGTTTTGGTTTTATCTCTCTCGTTCATTGCATCTGCTGCAGAAGGTGCTGATCTTGAAGTGAGTGTGCTCAGGTATGAACCTGTTCCTGCTGAGATTGGAGAGTATGTTAGTGTCTGGGTCAAGGTGGAGAACCTTGGTTATGCAAAAGCCGATGACCTTTCCATACAAATGGTTCCTGATTATCCGTTTTCGGTAGATAGCAGTGAGAATGCCATTGTTAATGTAGGGATACTGACTCCTGATAATGCAGCGGTTCATGAATACAGGCTCTATGTCGATTCCGGTGCAAAGCAGGGAACCGGAACGTTTGAGGTCTGGGTTCAGGAAGAACCTGATGGGACCTGGTTCAAGAAAGAATTTGAGCTAAGGGTTGGTTCCGGTTCTTTTGACAGCAAAGGAACGATACAGCTTGTAGGAGAAATGGTAAAGGAGCCGGAAGTCTTTATGCCAGGGGACAAGGGTACAATTTCATTCACACTCAGAAATAGTGCTACAGATTATACTGTCACAATTGATGACGAGCAGTACGATACGAATGCCAGGATTCAATCCGCTTCCCTTGAAGGAACTGAAGGGATAAAAGTCACCACCGGGACCTACTATGGAAATGGCGTGATAGGCCCGGGAGAATCTGTTGACCTGACTTACAATGTAGTGGTTGCAGACGATACTCCCGATGGAACTTATTATCTTGATTTCTCGATAGTCGGAAGTTCACATTCGTACAACAACAACTGGAGAATCCCTGTCAAAGTAGATTCTTCTTCTGTAAGGGTCATACCATCAAAGCCGCTAAATCTTGAAAACGGAGAAGGTACACTGGAATTCGATGTTGCTAACATTCACCCCAACGAGCTTTCATCCGTAAGCGTAAAACTTGAAGCAGAAGGTGTTGAGTTCTCTCCTTCTGAATATTTCATTGGTTCTATGGATTCTGATGAGCTGTTCACCATAGAGATTGAAGCAAAAGCAGTTTCAGAAAGCATAACTTTCCCTCTTGATCTTGTGATTACTGCAGATTACAGGAATGGCCTGAACGAACACACTGAAGAGATAACCACTCGTCAGCTCCGGCACCATGTTGTGGAAAATGGTGGCGGTTCAGGTGTCTATCTGTTAGTACTTTTGCTGGTGGTTGTCGGAGCAGGAGCTTATTATCTTTACAGGAAGAACAAGGATAAAAAGGTGAAAGAATAG